ACTAATCTCTCCTCCGTACTCATCTGCTGCAGGGGCAGGCTCGCGTCATCATCGCGCAGCACATCGTTATTCTGTCGAAACAGCGGACCCTCCAGTTTGCCTGCCCGCTCCACCTGCCAGATCGCATCACGACGATGCTCGACACCGTCGAGGGTATTCAGAGCTCCCACCCCAGCCAATCGAGCCAGTTCTTGTCTAGATAGCGACGGAACGCGCTGAGTGAGATCTTCAGCAGAACGGAAGGGACCATCGGCTTCGCGCGCTGCTACCAGCGCTTCGGCTGATCTCTTGGTCAGGTTTTTCACATAGCCGAAACCGATACGCATGGAGAGCTTTTCATGCCCTCCTCGCTCAATGGTGCATTGCCAGTCCGAAGTCTGTACGTCGATGGGTCTGACATGAACCCCGTGGCTTTGGGCGTCCTTCACAAGCGTAGCGGCCGAGTAGAATCCCATCGGCTGGTTATTCAAGATCGCACATAGGAAAGCCTCCGGGTACTTCACTTTGATGTAAGCCGAATCGTAGGCAAGCTCACCGAAAGACGCGGCATGAGATTCCGGAAAGCCGTAGAGGGCAAAAGAACTGATGTTCTTGACAATCTGATCCTGCGATTTGGGGTCGATACCGTTCTCCGTCATTCCATCTCGCAGTTTGCCTTCGAGATTCTTCATTCGTTCCCAGGAACGTTTCATGCCCACGGCGCGGCGCAATTCGTCTGCATCGGCACCACTGAAGTTGCCTGCGATCATCGCCATCTTGAGCAGTTGCTCTTGAAAGAGCGGGACACCCAAGGTGCGCTCCAGAACCGGTTTGAGGGAGGGATGCGGGTATGTTACAGGCTGCCTCCCCATGCGTCGCTCTAGATAAGGGTGGGTCATATCCCCGTGGATCGGTCCTGGCCGGATGAGAGCGACCTGCTTTGTAATGCAATATCGTTTCGTGGGTCGATGCTTCGGTAACGAAGCCATCTGCGCACGGCTTTCGATTTGAAACATGCCGATGGTGTCGGCACGTTGAATGGTCCGATAAACATTGTCATCTTCCGGCAGTTGCGCGAGGTCAATCCTGTCTCCATAGAACTCAGGAATCAAGTTGAGGCAATCTGCGAGAACAGCCATCATGCCCAGGCCAAGCAGATCGACCTTGATGATGTGCATGTCTGCACAATCCTCTTTGTCCCACTGGATGACCGTCCGACCTGGCATGGATGCCCTTTCCAATGGCACTACCTGATCGAGCTGTCCCTGACAGATCACCATCCCACCGCTATGTTGTCCGAGGTGGCGGGGCAGTCCCTGAATACGCATGGAAACTTCAAGTGTCTTGGCGATCCGGGAATTTGTCAGGTCGAAGCCTGCATTCTTATAGGAGTGTGCCATCGTGTCGTTTGGTCCGCGCCACTCCCAATTGCCTACACCTCCCGACATCTTGTCCAGGGAATCTGGATCAAGACCCATAACCTTTCCGACTTCTCTCGTCGCAGACTTTGCGCGATAGGTGATGACATTCGCAGTCATGGCAGCGCCGAGTTCGCCGTAGCGTCGATAGACATACTGGATGGCCTGTTCACGCTTATCCTCTGAAGGCAGATCGAGATCGATGTCCGGCCATTCATTTCTGCTCTCACTGAGAAATCTTTCAAAGAGCAAGTCCATTCCCACCGGATCAACGATGGTGATTTCGAGGGCATAGCAAACAGCCGAATTGGCCGCACTCCCACGTCCCTGAATCAGGATGCCGCTGCGTTTGCAGAACTGTACAACATCCCACACGATGAGGAAATATCCCGCGAAACCTAGCTTCTCAATCAATGCGAGTTCGCGCTCAACCTGCTTCTCCGCACGGTGGTAAAGGTCTCGATTGTTTTTGGGACCATATCGCCGTTGCACTCCCTCAGCGACACGCTTCCGCAGGAAGCTATCCATTGTTTCGCCGTCGGGCACCTGGTAGCTCGGAAACTCGTATCCAAGATCACCCAACTCGAACTTGAGACGTGACGAGAGTTCTACGGTGTTTTCCGTGGCATGAGGTACGTCACAGAACAGAGCATTCATTTCTTTCGCGGTCTGGAGATGACGCCGATTATTGAGAGTCAGAAGACGACCGGCTTTATCGAGTTCTGTGTGATAACGAATAGCCGTAAAGACATCCAGAATCTCTTTGTCATACGGGGTAGCATAGCGGACACCATTCGTCGCCAACACTGGTAGTTGAAGTGACCGGGCAATGCGAATAGCAGCCTGATTACGCCATTCTTCTTCGCGTTCACAATGGCGCTGCAATTCAACATAGACGTTGTTACGTCCAAAGATGCGTATGAGACGCTCGACCGTCTCACGTCCAGCCGTCTCGCCACCGCGCATGAGAGCCGCTGCTAGTGGGCCTTCATCTCCACCCGTTAGGCATACCAGCCCGGCAGCGTGTACCTCCAGATCATCAAAGATGGCTGCGCCTTCTTGTTTCTTCGTCTCCCGCATTTTGAATCGCGTGATGAGGCGACAGAGATTCTGATAACCCTCACGAGTTTCACAGAGCAGCGGAAGCCGGACGGGTTCGGTGATGTGTTGATACGGCACCCACGCCGGAGGCGTGAGTCGCGAGCCGAAAGATGAGACTGCAACTTCTGCTCCGACATGAGCGCGGAGTTCATTGCGCCTTGCGCTGGTATGGAATCGTGCGGAGCCATACACGCCATTGCGGTCGAGGAGAGCCATCGCTGACATTTCCAGTTCGAGAGCGCGCTCAATGAGCTTTTCCGGTTCAGACGCGCCTTCCAGAAAGCTGAATGCGCTGGCAGCATGGAGTTCTACATAACGGTCAGTCATAGAGCGCCGCCATGTGCCACTTGTTCTCGAAAAGGTCACGCATCATGCAGCAGCAGAGCATGGAACCGTCCTGCGATCGCGCTACTAGATCCCACTGCTCGCAGCCCCAGAGCGTCCGCGCCCACCAATCGCCGCCGACAACCCAGGGTCCGTAGGCGTGTTCAACGACATAGCGGCGATCTCGAAAAAAGAATATCGACGGTCGCCCGTTTTGCAACGTGATGGAAGCGGCTTCAGATGGCCGAAGGACACGCATGGAGGCCCGCGGCTGCGAGGATGCAGCTACAGTCGATTCGCCAGAAAGAACACTGAAAGGCCCCATACGAAAACTTTCCAGTGCATGAGTGTCCTGAAGTACAGCGCAGCCGACATTGTTCTCTCCGACGATGGCCCGAATGCGAGCAAGCGTAACGTCTAGCCGGCTTGCCTCTGGAAGCTGGGGAGAGAAAAGCCCAAGCTGCACTTTGCTGGTGCTGCCTGGCTCAGCATGCAACGCGATAGCAAGAATGGAGGCGGCGGGTGGATGCGCCTGGAGATCGAGATGAAGCAGCTTGATCCAGACTTGTTTGTCTGTTGTCGGCAGCGCAGGCCGGACGGTTCTGGTATGTGACGCCCCACCATCCAGCGTCAGTGTGATGGTCAAAGAAGCCAGCGCGAGGATGCGTGCCTTCGCCCGCAGAATAAGTTGATCCAGCATCATATTCGCGATAAAGAGCAATGAATCCAGTAGATCGACAGGCGCATCCAGCTCCATTCGCTCATCCAGCGTGAAGGGCGGCTCAACTGGTTGGAAGAGATGGGGATGTTCGCCGCGTGCCAGTTCCCGGAGACGTTTGCCATCCTGTCCCATGCGGGCGATGAGCTCTTTTTCGGGAAGGGCTGCCAGATTACCCAACGTTCGAATGCCCCATAGAGCGAATGTTTCCGTCTGCGTATTTGTGAGATCGAGAACAGTCAATGGCAGGCCGGATAAGATTTCAGCCTTACTCTGCCGAGGAATGACCTGAATGGCTGAACGCACCATCGGGCCTTTCGCAAGACAAGCCGCTGCATGAAAGTTGTCGCTGACGGTGACTCGGGCAGATATACCGAGCGACCTCACTCGCTGTAGCAGGCTTTGCGCGAGCAGTTCAGGAGGACCAAATAGACTCTTCGTGCCTGCGATGTCGATGCTGCAGAGCAGGGCTGTGTCTTGTCTGTGTTCTTCTATCCGCGGTGAGAACGCACCTGCGCATTCGAGGAGTATCAATCTTGTTCTTGTCTCTGCCTGACCTGAACGCGACAGAACTATCGGTTCCGAGAACGTATCGACTTCCACTCGGGTCATGCCGCGAGCCAGGCCGGCAAGCCTCGCCTTAGTGTTCAGAGAGCAGACGTATTGCGAGGGTGGTTCACCTTCCATGACGACACAGGGCTTGCTGTGCAGTTCTGGGCGAAGCCGCAAAAGCGATTGCGCTGGAAATTCTTTCGCATAGAGACACGCATAGAGTTCCGTTGGCGTTGTCATCTTGCACCTGCCCATGCCGTCCGACAATCCCAGGTAACTCCAGTGACATTCTTCGGCGGCTTGCGCAATAGAACGACATTGCTTGTGTTCGGCGCGAAACGTCGCCGTGTGACCTCAACATGAGGTTGTATTCCTGTGAATACGGTGGCGTCATTGCTGATCACTTCCGCTGGCTGGAGAAGAAGCAGTAACTCAGCACTGCTCTTTGCACACGGATGCTGGGTGAGGAGAAGAACGCTCGATTGAGTTCGCTCTGCTGCCGCTCGATAGCGAAACCAGGTAGAGAGCTGGATGCGTGAGACGAACTCCGGAGCGAGGCCAGCCATATCCAGCACGACTCCGCTAAAGCCGCCGCCCTGTAAAAGCAGATCAGCAGCTCCCAATGCCTGTTCGATGCGCCCCCACGGTTTGGACGTTGGAACGTAACGTCGTGAAGTGACGGCTGTTGGTTCGTCGCTGGCAACGAAGCTCGGCCTTTCTTCCCTCGCTCTGCGTTGCGGCTCCGCGCAGCGCGGCGCGAAGGATTGTGGACCGAGCAAATCGCTGACAGCACCGGACAGTCCCTTTGCCTCACCACGCGGATGCGCACCACATCCTCCGCCGTGTAACCCCTGCTTTGCAGGACGCGGAACGAGGTACCTGTCTGGTAAAACGAAGGTGCGCGCTGGGCGTTTCTCCGCCTCCTGTACTGCACCGCAGCGAACCCATAAAAGCCGTTCAAGATCGACACCAGCAGCGGCGGCAGACACGGGATCAAAGTTGTTTGAGGCGTCAATCCAGGCGCAAACCTTCGATGCTTGGGTCAGGTGCGCCACAAACGAAAGAGCGATGTCTGTTCGCCCCGAGCACTCTGGCCCAACCAACTCGCTTATCGCCCCAATGGGTAGACCGCCTTGCAGGAGATTGTCCAGGGATTGAATGCCAGTCTCCGCTACCGGTCGGATCATTTTGGGCGCTGGAGTCAGTGCGGATGGAATCTTATGCGCAAGAGCCGCTTCGATCTGTGTTCGGATTGTGGCGGTAGTAGGCATAAGCATGTCTTCGCTTTATATTCGCCTATTCCTGCCTGTAGGAGCCACCTGGACCGCCCTTAAAGTAGTGCAGGATTCTAGGTAAGTGATTGCTTGTAAAGGAGAAGAATTTATTTGGGACATAGCGTTGGGCAGAGCCCAAATCCAGAATTTACACTTTCTGGGAGTAGGGTGGATATCTAAAATGGACGGACGCGAATCATCTCCGTCACTCTAGGTAGCTGCGTCGCGATGACGAAAAGATCCCTGCAGGGTCGTGAAGGAGACTTGTACGATGTGCGGGCGCTACAGGAGACCAGGCAAGCAGAAGATCGCGGAGGCCTTTGCCGTGAGTGAGGGCCTGGACGCGTTCGATCTCGAACCGGATGACAATGCCTGTCCTCAATCCTTTCAGCCCGTCATCCATTTGAATGAAAACGGCGAGCGGCAGATGGAACTGATGCGCTGGGCGTTCAGGCTCCCCGACAGACTCCTATTCAATGCTCGTTCCGAAGGAATCGAGAAAGCAAAGTTCTGGACTGATTCCTTTCAGAAGCGACGCTGCATTATTCCGGCAAGTGCGATCCAGGAAGCGCAAGATCTCCCCGATGGAAAGAAGGGAGACAAATACGAGTTCGATATTCCCGGTCGAGAAGTTTTCGGAATGGCAGGTATATGGAAGCTCTGGAAACATCCGGGGACGGGTCAATGGGAATCGACATTCGTAGTTCTCACCGGAGAACCGAACGAAGTGATGCAGCCGATTCACAATCGTCTGACGACTGTGTTGCAGCCGAAGGACTATGCAGAGTATCTCGCGTTCTCTGAGAGGCCGCCCGTCCATTCGCTTCGTATTCTGCCGTCCAATGAATTGCGTGCGATACGTTTAGAGAAGTCCGTGCCAAAGCTACAGGCGAAGCCTAAAGCAAACCCGCAGATTGCCCTTTTCGGTTCGGAGTGATCGTGTATGCCAAAACGCAGCGCAGGTCTTTTGATGTTTCGCAAATTGAATGGTCAGTTGGAGGTCTTTCTTGTTCATCCGGGAGGACCGCTCTGGGCCAAGAAAGACAAGGGTGCGTGGACGATACCCAAAGGTGAATATGAGCAGGACGAGAATCCGCTTGTCGCAGCGCGGCGCGAGTTCGAAGAGGAGACGGGCTTTCCTGCAACCGGCGATTTGGTCGATCTAGGCTCGATCAAACAGAAGGGCGGTAAACTCGTGACCGCATGGGCATTCCAGGGTGATTGCGATCCAGCCAAATTGATGAGCAATACATGCGAGATCGAATGGCCTCCGCGCTCCGGCCGTCATCTCGAAATTCCCGAGGTTGATCGGGGCCACTGGTTTTCGATGAACGAAGCAAATGAATATATTCGCGAGGAACAACATGAGCTTCTGCGCAGGCTCGTGCAATGACTCAATTTGAGTTCAACGTTCTTTGGCAGGCGTCTCCAGGTGTCGACTTCGAACTTCCAGCGTGCGATGAAGGCATGGTTCTGCTGAAGTTGTGGGCACGCAAATGATGCGACTCTGGCGCAAGAGCTACCGAAAGTGCGGAAAATACGAATGGGACGCTGGCACACGGCTTCTATCGCCGCGTGGCGCAGTGTTCCGGATGTGGTGAGCTGTGATTGAAGACTATTCCCGCGACTAAGTTTTATTAGTTCCGCTGTCGAGTTCGTGTGCTACGGTGTTACGCTTTCTCTATTGGAGATCGGATGAGCATAACTGGAGCAGTATCTGAATTGGACAAAGAAATATCCGCGTTGAACAAAGAAATCAACCGTCTGACGCAGATCCGCGAGTCTCTCTTGAAGAGCCCTGCTGGAGAAAGTCGACCGAATATAAGCACAGCCGGTAAAACCCAAAAACGAAAATATGTGCGTTCTGCTGTTACACCAGCAAAGACCTCCTCGCCGGCTAAAAAGTCCAACACCAGGAAGAAGATTGCGCCGGTGAAAGCATCCGCTTCGGTGAAAGCGACAGCTCCGGCGAAGAAGAGAGTGGTATCCGCAGCAACCAGGAAGAAGATGTCTGACGCTGCCAAGGCGCGGGCGGCGGTTAAGTCCGAACCGGCGAAGTAGTAGTTTAATTGAGGTGAGAGAACACCCTCACCTCAATTAATAGATGCATCGATTCGCCCCTGTTCAGATTTCATTGGCTCGGAACTTCCCAGCCTTGGTTGGTCAACTGGAGTCCCGCAACTTCATTTGACTTCGATATGCCGTTTACTGTCGTCCGAATATCTCCGAACTCGCGCTGTATATCGGGTCGTTCCGCCCAGGGTGCGAGGTTTGCGATCTTATAGGTATAGCTGACCTCGGACTGAGAGGACGCTCCCGTGTTGATGGGCTCGGTCCATTTCACAATCGAATCGACCATCCTATCTCCATAGCAGAAGCCGGCGGTTTGGCCGAAGATTCCGGAGGCCTGCTGAAGATATTTCTTGCCTACCTCGGTCGGTTGATAGCGCTTCACGCGCCGAGGCGCACCTGGGCCAAAGATGCCTGGAGTGGGAGCGATCGTATCTGAAGATCCAACCAGACCCGCCGCCTCTAAAACTGCAATTTGGACGCCAGTCCCCGACTGGAGTTTCTGTTCGGATTCGGAAACATCGATTGGAAATGGACGACCGATCCAGGTACAAGCTTTTCCGTGTTTCTCAAGATACTGGTTGATAGCTTTCCTGAAATTGTCGTCGCTCGGTTTCTGGGCGTTGTCGCAAGCGGTAAGGAAAATAACCCCTACGAGAAAGAGGAGAGAGAATCTGCGCATAAAAATATCCTCCAGAGTAATTGGTAGATCAGAGCTAGTTGATTTCGATTTTGAGAGCCAACAGCTGAGAGAAGAGATCATCGACTAAGCCCTTGAGATCTCCATACCTCTGATCGCGCCGCATAAAGAGCACCGTCTCGATTCCGAGGTAGCGGTCGGTGAGAGGCTTGAAGACGGTACCCGCATGAGAGATGTGGGCAGCGGACCGGGGTAGCAAAGCGAGCCCGAAGCCACGGGCTGCGAATTCAAGCGCGTGAGCCTCTCCCTTCACCTCTCTAAAGATGGGGCGAACTCCCAGACTGCCCATGTATTTCACTACCCGTCCATAGAAGCGCGGCTGCAACGATCGAGGCATCCAGAAGACCATCTCGCCATCAAGGTCATGTGCGGTTACCCCTACCTTTTGGGCGAGCCGATGGTTCCTCGGCAAACAGGCCGAGAACCCCTCCCGGCCAACCCGATGCAACCATAGATCCGGATCTGAGAGTGGTCCGACACCCAGCGCGGCGTGTAGCTTACCTCGAAGAACACGCTCCACCAACTCCAGCGTATTTGCAGTTTCGAGCACAATACTGGACGGCTCATTCGCGGGAGGATGAATAACCGGGCTCAATCCACTAAGGAGCGGCAGAAATGCACTGTGGGTATATGGAGAATAGCCTATGCGGTACGGCCCACTCTCGATCTGCGCCTGGAACCGGGCTAGGTCCCACGCCCGTTCGGCATGACTAAGAGAGAGCGACGATTCCTGAACAAATAGCCTGCCCGCTTCGGTCAGCACCACATTGCGCGTTGACCGTTCAAACAGCTTAACTCCGATGCTCTTTTCCAGCGACGAGACCCTTCTGGTGAGCGACGGTGGTGCAATGCCAAGCTTTTTCGAGGCCCGAACGAAATTGCCTTCCTGCGCGATGACGACGATCAGGATGTTGAGTTCCAGTGGATTCTTGCTCTGCATGAGAACCTGCCTTTGAGAGATTGAGTTGTGGTGCTTCCGAAGGCCATTTCAGAATCCCGGTACTCCCGGGATGTACTATTCACTGCAACCGTCCCACCCGCGATTGGACGCCGAGACCTTTAGGAAATCCCAAGCGGGTCAAAACGCGATTCACTACGCCTACGACTTCCACTTCCTGGCGGTATCGCCATCTACGGTGCGAAGCCATCGCCAACGCCGAAGGTACAAGCGTGAGCCACCCCTTCTCGTCGAGTTCACACCAGCCGCAATGGTAGCCATCATGCGAACGCAAAAAATAGATCGGTCGTTCGAAGATGGAGTGGAAGACCTTCCCTGCCTCGATTGTGCGGACAGCCGCGTTAATCTCCACTATTGCTCTCGGCTGCACGAATGGGACAAGAGTGTTGTCACCTGCTCCGAGTACGCCGTACAAGGGCTCTGCCTCGCGTGAGTACCTTCGAACCGTCCGGTGACCGGCTCCATCTATCTGCGAGAGCGGAGGCAAGAGGGTGGTTACAGGAAAGTAAGCCAGCCAACTCTCGGGCGGTAGCAGTGGATTTTTCAGGTCGGTCAGTCCTTTGAGGACAGCGGCCGGTACATTGGGGAAATGAAAATGTAGAGAGCGAGTTGCGTCATTCTCTGATATTGCTTCATCGGTCAACTCGTCGTGTGTGACGCCGTAGACCTCTTGCAGGGATTCCAGTCTTTTGTGCGCAATCGAGTGGCTCTCCCGTTCGATTCTGCCGAGCCAACTCGCGGAAATCTTGCGCGCCTTATCTCCGTGCCTATTGGCGATAACCGTGGTGAGCTTTTCCACCTGGCGGAGGGAAAGTTTGCGCTGGTTACGGATGATCAATAACTTGCGTCCAATCTCACTCATTTAATTAGCCTCTGCTTACCACTCGAATGCGAGAAGCTGGGAAAATGCTCCTATCTATTAGGAGCAAGCACTATGTTCCACGCCGTTTGCGAGTTTCCTGTGTCATAGCGAATCGGTCGTTGCTTATGACACGGAAACTTCTCTTCTCAAGACGGGCTATGCCTCCACCCGCAGCATTGCCGCCATAGAGCAGCAATCCTGAGTCCACTTGTAAGTTATTGAAAATAAGATTTAGAGGGAGCGATTTTTCGCGAATTCCTGTGAAGGAACCAGATCCCGTGACTTCGCTGGCCGTGTTGAGCTACTGACCCTCGCAATATTCGGTGGGTGACCGGCCGCCTTGGTCACAAAACTGGAGCGCAATAACCGGAGAGCCGGCTACCCCTACTCATCAAGTTTGCGGGGAATATCGAGCGTTGCATGAAGGATTCGGATGATTCGAAGCGGGTGAGAATCCGGATCGTACACGATGATGTAATTGGGAAAACGTGGCACTGTTCAGAAACGCACGGGCCGAGATGTCTGGTCTGGACGGAGATGCCCAGCTTGCGGAGCCGAAGAAAGAAACCCAAACGCCGTGTAAATCTGGGCTTCCACCCTATCTGCCGCTTCAACGCTGTCTTGCGCGATGTAGGACCACACAGCAAACAGATCGTCCTCAGCTTGAGGGGTGAGGCGATACGAATTCATGCCTAGCGTTGTCGCTCAGTCCAAGCGTGCTTTTTCGCCTGCATATGAGCCCGTACTTCCCTATCGCCAGCCAGTTCGCCCTGCTCCGCAGCGTTCCATCCATCTTCGATTATTTCCGCAATTTCACTGTGGTTGGAGGCAAACCAAGCTTCCTGCTCGTGGAGTAGGCTAACAGCGCGCTCTACGAATTCATCGACGGTTTGGTAGGGACCGCGCTGAATGTCCTGCCGAATCTGTTCTTCCAGCTCAGGGCGAAGGTGGATGTCCATAGGGAGTAGTTTACTCAAGGCGAACCTTTAACCTGTGAGGCGATTCTTTTCGTCGATTGCGGGGTAATTGCACGAACACTTCGCGTTTTCGCCTGACTATTAGAGTCGCAGATTCGCGAGGCGCACGCCGAGAGAGACCACCGGCTTTAATAAAGGATTCGTTTTCGCTATAGTCGGTCAGGGCGTTCTGGGTAACCCCAAGAGCATCGGCGATGAGGCCAAAGCTCAACTCTCCGGTCCAACTCTTCCCCCGTTCGATATTGCTGATTTGCTCTTCTGAGATGCCCACCATCTCAGCTAGCTTCCGTTGACTCAAACCCCGGTCAAGACGAAGCTTCCTGATGCGGATTCCAAAGTTGGGCTGAACATTCTCCACATAAAAAGTGTGGAGAATCGCATAATTTTATGACACCGAGCCATACTACGGGTTATGATCTCTGTAAATTAGGGGTTGAGTGTACTTAGGAGGTTGGGTCAGCAGAAAAATCGAAAAAGTCTCGAACGGGAATTCCGAGAATAATAGAGAACGCCTCGATGGATTCAAAGGATGGGGCATTTAAGCCGCGTTCTATAAGGCTAACGAAGTCAATCGAGATGTCCAAAAGTTCAGCAAATTGCTGTTGAGTCATCCCTCGGCGCTTGCGGATCGAGCGTAGTTTTTTCCCGAACTGTTTTCGCAAGGTCGCCACACATGAAGTGTGTCTGACCGATCGGAGCAGCAACACCGAGCATTACTACGTATTTCTGCTTTTCGAGTTGGCTCAAACTATTTAGTTTCCTGTTCAAGGATTCGGAGTTCGATGCTTTCACGAGCACAAGTCGCGCGTTCAGCAAAAGAGGTCCTATGAGTTCTGAAGCCGCCGCTTATTTCCCGGATGCTCTGGCGAGCACATCGGAGGTTTGCGAATCGGAGCATAGGACTTCAGAAATTCCTTCGGCTCTCCCTGATTTAGTCCAACCTCAAATTGACACATCTGAGTCTTTCGTCAACTTCGTCTCCAATATCCCTGAGATCTCAGATGAGACGCTACTGGAACAGGTCTGTCAGGGAACGAAAGAAGCTCTTTCCCTCCTCTTTCGCCGCCACGCCCGCATCGTCCGAAACGTGGCCTACCGCATTCTGCGGAACGAGGCAGAGGCGGACGATCTGTTGCAGGACGTCTTCATCTTCATATTTCGCAAGGCCGCACTCTTCAATCCGTCGCGCGGTACGGCTCGTTCATGGATCGTACAGGTCACCTACCATCGAGCTTTCGACCGGCGCCGCCATCTCAACACTCGACACTTCTATGCGAGCCGAGGACTTGAGGATGTTGCATTGAATGTGGCCGACCCTCGGCATGAGATTCTCTTTACCGAATGGTCTCTAGAAAGTATCTGGGGAAAAGAGTCAGCCGCGAGGCTGCGGGAACTTCTCTCCCCTGCCCAACTCTCTACCATTGAGCTGCATTTCTTCGAGGGGTATACATTGGAAGAGATCGCTGACCGATTGGGGCAGAGTCTAGGCAATATTCGGAACCACTACTACCGCGGACTCGAAAAGTTGCGTAAGCCTGCTTTTGCAAACAAGTTGCGATCAAAGTGACCAGAATCGTGGAAAACGACTTCAATCAAGGTGTCTCGGCATTCCCGTCAGATCACTGCGATGATTACTTCATCGAGCTCTGTGCGCTCTCGACTACTGATACCTTGACCGTGGAAGAGTGGAAGCAGCTCGAACTGCACTTGTCCATCTGCGCCAACTGCAGGGAGATCAAAGCACAGTACGACGGTCTCATTGCCACAATAGTTCCGGCGCTAGCTGCAGATCAAACAAAAGCGGATGACGGCCACGCTTCTGATTCCTGGCCGGTAGAGCAGGCCGAAGCTTCTCTGATGGCAAGGATAGACCGGGAGAACATCTCCCCGGAAAAGGACCTTCCATCTACTACGGCGACTTTGCGCCAGCGGCGCATCCGTTGGCCCTATGCCTGGGCAGCCGTCTTCTTGGCGGCGTCCATTTGGGCCGCCTATCAATTTGACACTCACCGGGGACGCGGTTCGTTGGAAATCGTGACTCTGCCGACGTCAAGTACGCATGACGCGCAACACGATCTCCCTCGCTCCGTGCCGCTTCCTTCAGGACAAGAAAACAATGAGCAGCAACAAGCAGCGAAAATAACAGAACTGCGCCATCAGCTTCAGACAAGTCTCTCGGATGTAGTCAGACTTGAAGGACAGAAGAGTTCCCTCGAAGATGAATTGGCGAGGCGCAATACTGACCTGGGCCGGAATTCCCAAGATCGCATAGAACTGGAACGGCAATTAGCCCTCGCGCAATCCACTGCACAGAGCCTGCAGGACAAACTAAGCCTCAGTACGTCTCGGTCCTCTCAGGAGACAACGCAGTCACAAACTCTGCAAGCGCAGGTCGAAGAGCTGAGTGCCTCTTTGCGAAAGAAGGACCAAGATCTCGCCCAGAATGAGGATTTGCTCCAGCACGATCGCGACATTCGAAATCTGATTGGAGCGCGCGACCTTTATATCGCTGAAATTTACGATGTGGCCAAGACAGGCAAAACCCAGAAACCCTTCGGAAGAGTGTTCTATACGCGAGGAAAGTCTCTAGTCTTCTACGCCTATGACCTTGATCAGCAACCAGGAGTGAAACTTGCAAGTACCTTCCAGGCGTGGGGACGTAAAGGGATCGATCAACAACACGATATCAATCTCGGGATCTTCTATCAGGACGACCAGAACAAAAAGAGATGGGTTCTGAAGTCGGACGATAATGCTACGCTTTCCCAGCTTGATGCAGTCTTTGTAACAGTCGAACCCCATGGAGAGAGTTCTAAACCGAGTGGCGAACCACTCTTGTTCACCTATCTCCGACTGACACCCAATCATCCATAGTGTTCGCTGGTATTTAA
This Tunturibacter gelidoferens DNA region includes the following protein-coding sequences:
- a CDS encoding helix-turn-helix domain-containing protein; amino-acid sequence: MTQQQFAELLDISIDFVSLIERGLNAPSFESIEAFSIILGIPVRDFFDFSADPTS
- a CDS encoding LysR family transcriptional regulator, with translation MQSKNPLELNILIVVIAQEGNFVRASKKLGIAPPSLTRRVSSLEKSIGVKLFERSTRNVVLTEAGRLFVQESSLSLSHAERAWDLARFQAQIESGPYRIGYSPYTHSAFLPLLSGLSPVIHPPANEPSSIVLETANTLELVERVLRGKLHAALGVGPLSDPDLWLHRVGREGFSACLPRNHRLAQKVGVTAHDLDGEMVFWMPRSLQPRFYGRVVKYMGSLGVRPIFREVKGEAHALEFAARGFGLALLPRSAAHISHAGTVFKPLTDRYLGIETVLFMRRDQRYGDLKGLVDDLFSQLLALKIEIN
- a CDS encoding type II toxin-antitoxin system RelE/ParE family toxin encodes the protein MNSYRLTPQAEDDLFAVWSYIAQDSVEAADRVEAQIYTAFGFLSSAPQAGHLRPDQTSRPVRF
- a CDS encoding helix-turn-helix domain-containing protein, which produces MSEIGRKLLIIRNQRKLSLRQVEKLTTVIANRHGDKARKISASWLGRIERESHSIAHKRLESLQEVYGVTHDELTDEAISENDATRSLHFHFPNVPAAVLKGLTDLKNPLLPPESWLAYFPVTTLLPPLSQIDGAGHRTVRRYSREAEPLYGVLGAGDNTLVPFVQPRAIVEINAAVRTIEAGKVFHSIFERPIYFLRSHDGYHCGWCELDEKGWLTLVPSALAMASHRRWRYRQEVEVVGVVNRVLTRLGFPKGLGVQSRVGRLQ
- a CDS encoding helix-turn-helix domain-containing protein, whose amino-acid sequence is MENVQPNFGIRIRKLRLDRGLSQRKLAEMVGISEEQISNIERGKSWTGELSFGLIADALGVTQNALTDYSENESFIKAGGLSRRAPRESATLIVRRKREVFVQLPRNRRKESPHRLKVRLE
- a CDS encoding RNA polymerase sigma factor; this translates as MSSEAAAYFPDALASTSEVCESEHRTSEIPSALPDLVQPQIDTSESFVNFVSNIPEISDETLLEQVCQGTKEALSLLFRRHARIVRNVAYRILRNEAEADDLLQDVFIFIFRKAALFNPSRGTARSWIVQVTYHRAFDRRRHLNTRHFYASRGLEDVALNVADPRHEILFTEWSLESIWGKESAARLRELLSPAQLSTIELHFFEGYTLEEIADRLGQSLGNIRNHYYRGLEKLRKPAFANKLRSK